Proteins encoded within one genomic window of Oncorhynchus tshawytscha isolate Ot180627B linkage group LG02, Otsh_v2.0, whole genome shotgun sequence:
- the LOC112237602 gene encoding uncharacterized protein LOC112237602, which produces MGTVVQQSAATGRNKLPSRVEREWAKSSWTDKHVTSTRMTTQKKPLHPQMMIPSVDNTHIPTPSADKKQQRRQKHKPNIPSVKHNTNTSELSTQGQLEPPSLPLLSALDGKERRETSRRREQQERREQREKERREDQEREAQSSHHREQKQTVSRRSRQVVSLPHNHSSSHSSQVLPGGVPVGQRTAQVSGGLGCVEGDVGGKEKGEGDIYSDIDTDLSESERLPLLSSPPSPPNLDLRPEVIFPHDFQPDLPGPRGHAPGLFSYPDFLPPPFNSWSLRQLAVFLHPEGRHPPRSRPAGMALDRYLEQLLLLEWLRIQTVQEESGSVSSVPTSRYCSHHGAPSLHGRLSSPKCILQCQRAFPVTLLSSLSPSAPLSGCTHYHARYPPCTGACRSHTSPCLNPFSDHRGRVSLPKRSYSESRVHSAEKASGRQSCGSPAMGIGHLKRMQAFGNIRNPVAISPTRRQRSSSVVRNPSFGSGSGSGTGTPRGCNCVGSGSSGALYEVSSSVRRRRGRSESERRRGTGTGFGSGSGSGSGSGSGTGCEAWERAMERAGFGIGSGTGRGLHWTGSGSGTGAWAWSAAGARASKRAGERVGAVAGERAGAGERQAKGIDSSQAPQTGQGEEEEKWI; this is translated from the exons ATGGGGACTGTTGTGCAGCAAAGCGCTGCAACTGGACGCAACAAGCTCCCTAGCAGGGTGGAGCGGGAATGGGCCAAAAGTTCATGGACCGACAAACATGTGACGAG CACCAGAATGACGACCCAAAAGAAGCCTTTGCATCCCCAGATGATGATCCCAAGTGTGGACAACACTCACATTCCCACCCCGTCAGCAGACAAG AAGCAGCAAAGAAGACAGAAGCACAAACCAAACATTCCTTCAGTCAAACACAACACCAACACCTCTGAACTCAG CACTCAGGGCCAGTTGGAGCCTCCTTCATTGCCCCTGTTATCAGCTTTggatgggaaggagaggagagagacgagcaggaggagagagcagcaggagaggagagagcagagggagaaggagaggagggaggatcaGGAGAGGGAGGCTCAGAGCAGCCATCACAGGGAACAGAAGCAGACTGTCTCCAGGAGGAGTAGACAAGTTGTGTCCCTTCCTCACAACCACAGCTCCAGCCATAGCTCCCAGGTCCTgcctggaggtgtacctgtgggccAGAGGACAGCCCAGGTGTCTGGGGGGTTGGGTTGTGTAGAGGGGGATGTaggggggaaagagaagggagaaggggacaTATACAGTGACATAGACACAGACCTGTCTGAATCAGAGaggctccctctcctctcctccccaccctcccccCCTAACCTTGACCTCCGTCCAGAGGTCATCTTTCCCCATGACTTCCAACCTGATCTCCCTGGACCCCGAGGCCACGCCCCTGGTCTGTTCAGCTACCCAGatttcctccctccacccttcaaCTCCTGGAGCCTCCGGCAGCTGGCCGTGTTTCTCCACCCAGAGGGAAGACACCCCCCCCGCTCCAGACCTGCAGGCATGGCGCTGGACAG GTACCTGGAGCAGCTACTGCTGCTGGAGTGGCTTCGGATCCAGACGGTCCAGGAGGAGAGTGGGAGTGTGTCCTCTGTTCCAACCAGTCGCTACTGTTCCCACCATGGTGCACCCTCCCTCCACGGGAGACTCAGCTCTCCCAAATGCATCCTCCAGTGCCAGAGAGCTTTCCctgttactctcctctcctccctgtctccctctgcccCGCTGTCTGGCTGCACACATTACCACGCTCGCTACCCGCCCTGTACTGGGGCCTGCCGCTCACACACCTCTCCCTGCCTCAACCCCTTCTCTGACCACCGGGGCCGTGTCTCTCTCCCCAAGAGGAGCTACAGTGAGAGTCGGGTCCACTCTGCTGAGAAGGCCTCTGGGCGTCAGAGTTGTGGGAGCCCTGCCATGGGGATTGGCCACCTGAAACGGATGCAGGCTTTTGGGAACATCCGTAACCCTGTAGCCATTAGTCCTACCAGAAGGCAGAGGTCATCGTCTGTAGTCAGGAACCCCAGTTttgggtcagggtctgggtcaGGGACTGGGACTCCCAGAGGATGTAATTGTGTTGGGTCTGGATCTAGTGGTGCCCTCTATGAAGTCTCCAGTAGtgtgagaaggaggagggggagaagtgaATCTGAgcgaaggagagggacagggactgGGTTTGGATCAGGGtctgggtcagggtcagggtcagggtcagggactgGGTGTGAGGCTTGGGAAAGGGCTATGGAGAGGGCTGGTTTTGGGATCGGGTCTGGGACTGGCAGGGGACTGCACTGGACAGGGTCTGGGTCTGGGACTGGGGCTTGGGCATGGTCTGCGGCTGGGGCAAGGGCTAGtaagagggctggggagagggttGGGGCTGTGGCTGGGgagagggctggggctggggagagg CAGGCCAAGGGCATCGACAGTAGTCAGGCACCCCAGACAGgccagggtgaggaggaggagaagtggaTCTGA